A part of Melittangium boletus DSM 14713 genomic DNA contains:
- a CDS encoding HD domain-containing phosphohydrolase, giving the protein MRLFKTLLLLMLVASLVPTVMVGLLSVSDTRELLVRDAQEMAQERVKQLKLKAEGFLAEPTGAVMGMARVPHFFSLPLEQQQTYLRALLNQRREVQAITLLGPDGRRLPGLRAFAVNDVPPTALAEHEARVSALVQGLNGLRFADGTWRPGGEAVVTFAFSVGEPVEGYIAADVSLAELQTMLAQERVGSTGFVYLTDAQGHVLAGGGGLTPNQDVSHRPVVAHLLQGLARSPDTDILHVGNFGEGDEAVVAAYATLSDPHWAIASEQPVALAYKQVETMERRLMLTVLAATLVALGLAAFFSRGVTRPLMGFTQGALQLAQGKFGLEVNVPQKNELGELARTFNYMSKQLLAYDHENRGLYESLEQGYLETIVALANSIDSKDSYTRGHSQRVGDVAVEIGRELGLSERELKQLQFGGILHDIGKIGIAESILCKQSRLTDEEMAIMREHPDIGDSIIKPISFLAAMRTCVRHHHERWDGTGYPDKLKGEEIPLLARIVGCADTFDACTSTRPYQKAMPLEKAMEILENLSGKQLDPTVVKALRGVLEKRGVRVEGHRLPVKLAS; this is encoded by the coding sequence ATGCGCCTCTTCAAGACCCTCTTGCTGCTGATGTTGGTGGCCAGTCTGGTGCCCACGGTGATGGTGGGCCTGCTGTCCGTGTCCGACACGCGCGAGTTGCTGGTGCGTGACGCCCAGGAGATGGCCCAGGAGCGCGTCAAGCAGCTCAAGCTCAAGGCGGAGGGCTTCCTCGCCGAGCCCACCGGCGCGGTGATGGGCATGGCGCGCGTGCCCCATTTCTTCAGCCTGCCCCTGGAGCAGCAACAGACGTACCTGCGCGCCCTGCTCAACCAGCGCCGCGAGGTCCAGGCCATCACCCTGCTCGGGCCCGATGGACGCCGGCTGCCGGGCCTGCGCGCCTTCGCCGTCAACGACGTGCCCCCCACCGCGCTCGCCGAACACGAGGCCCGGGTCTCCGCGCTCGTGCAGGGACTCAATGGCCTGCGCTTCGCGGATGGCACCTGGCGCCCCGGCGGCGAGGCCGTGGTGACGTTCGCCTTCTCCGTGGGCGAGCCCGTCGAGGGCTACATCGCCGCGGACGTGTCGCTCGCGGAGCTGCAGACCATGCTCGCCCAGGAGCGCGTGGGCAGCACCGGCTTCGTCTACCTCACCGACGCCCAGGGCCATGTGCTCGCGGGCGGAGGCGGACTCACCCCCAACCAGGACGTCTCCCATCGGCCCGTGGTGGCCCACCTGCTCCAGGGCCTGGCGCGCAGCCCCGACACGGACATCCTGCACGTGGGCAACTTCGGCGAGGGCGACGAGGCCGTCGTGGCCGCCTACGCCACGCTGTCCGATCCCCACTGGGCCATCGCCTCCGAGCAGCCCGTGGCGCTCGCCTACAAGCAGGTGGAGACGATGGAGCGGCGGCTCATGCTCACCGTCCTCGCCGCCACGCTCGTGGCCCTGGGGCTCGCCGCCTTCTTCTCGCGCGGCGTGACGCGCCCCCTCATGGGTTTCACCCAGGGTGCCCTCCAACTGGCCCAGGGCAAGTTCGGCCTCGAGGTCAACGTGCCCCAGAAGAACGAGCTGGGCGAGCTCGCCCGCACGTTCAACTACATGAGCAAGCAACTGCTCGCGTACGACCACGAGAACCGCGGCCTCTACGAGAGCCTCGAGCAGGGCTACCTGGAGACGATCGTCGCGCTGGCCAACTCCATCGACTCCAAGGACTCCTACACCCGTGGCCACAGCCAGCGCGTGGGAGACGTGGCCGTGGAGATCGGCCGCGAGCTGGGTCTGTCCGAGCGCGAGCTCAAGCAATTGCAGTTCGGCGGCATCCTCCACGACATCGGGAAGATTGGCATCGCGGAGTCCATCCTCTGCAAGCAGTCCCGGCTCACCGATGAGGAGATGGCCATCATGCGCGAGCATCCGGACATCGGCGACTCCATCATCAAGCCCATCAGCTTCCTGGCGGCCATGCGCACGTGCGTGCGCCACCACCATGAACGCTGGGACGGCACGGGCTACCCGGACAAGCTCAAGGGCGAGGAGATTCCCCTGCTCGCGCGCATCGTGGGGTGCGCGGATACCTTCGATGCCTGCACCTCCACACGCCCCTACCAGAAGGCCATGCCCCTGGAGAAGGCGATGGAGATCCTGGAGAACCTCAGCGGCAAGCAGTTGGATCCCACCGTGGTGAAGGCGCTGCGCGGGGTGCTGGAGAAGCGCGGCGTGCGCGTGGAAGGCCACCGGCTGCCCGTCAAGCTGGCCTCCTGA
- a CDS encoding DUF971 domain-containing protein: MSFWDRIKPAERPVSATEAELSQEGTRLHLTWDDGVKTHATAQHLRQQCPCAGCVDEWTNKRTLDATQVPADVRITQVQPVGNYALTFAFSDGHSTGIYPWKLLRDLTQPPAA; the protein is encoded by the coding sequence TTGAGCTTCTGGGATCGCATCAAGCCCGCCGAGCGCCCCGTGTCCGCCACCGAGGCGGAGTTGTCCCAGGAGGGCACCCGCCTGCACCTGACCTGGGATGACGGAGTGAAGACCCACGCCACCGCGCAGCACCTGCGCCAGCAGTGCCCGTGCGCGGGATGCGTGGACGAGTGGACCAACAAGCGCACCCTGGATGCCACCCAGGTCCCCGCGGACGTGCGCATCACCCAGGTGCAGCCGGTGGGCAACTACGCGCTGACCTTCGCCTTCAGCGATGGACACTCCACCGGCATCTATCCCTGGAAGCTCTTGCGCGACCTCACCCAGCCTCCCGCCGCCTGA
- a CDS encoding serine/threonine protein kinase, producing the protein MNESRYRLVRPLAMGGMAELFLGIARGAEGFEKPVAIKRLLPHLAREPSVAKMFLNEARLSTHLQHQNIASVYDVGTSAEGLYLVMELVNGWDLGVLMRHARQRGARFPPPLVAFIGTQVLAGLVHAYRRQHEGRPVLTAHRDLSPSNVLISREGEVKVADFGIARVEGVSNGTEPGTFKGKMPYSSPETLQGEPATALSDQFSLGIVLYELLAGRHPFARDSMEPLALAFAISQQAPAPLPDDVPAPLRAAVMRALAHADHDRFSRPEEMAEALARYIAQSGEPTHSQALAAFISRLAPPPTLLDQDTPTVQHDERTRTSDRPSLSVPSVEPSFELRPAEEWLEVSPTAVRTAIPPPPTPSAFKGEYETTFDWSTQPDGSAFPPQPELELQQRSSPSQDDSHSTRETSALRGRLGLALGAGLLLLLGSGAVWLAVPGVRPLLSRMNRTVDPGPQQVFTLSISSEPSGATVFVDGTEVGTTPLFVDNLYPAQDIPVRLTLKGYKPWKGSFKGGETATLQVRLKR; encoded by the coding sequence GTGAACGAGTCCCGCTACCGTCTGGTGCGACCCCTGGCCATGGGAGGAATGGCGGAACTGTTCCTCGGCATCGCCCGGGGCGCCGAGGGCTTCGAGAAGCCCGTGGCCATCAAGAGGCTGTTGCCCCACCTGGCGCGAGAGCCCTCCGTCGCGAAGATGTTCCTCAACGAGGCGCGGCTGTCCACCCACCTCCAGCACCAGAACATCGCCAGCGTCTACGACGTGGGCACCAGCGCCGAGGGCCTCTACCTGGTGATGGAGCTGGTGAACGGATGGGATCTGGGCGTGCTCATGCGGCACGCCCGCCAGCGCGGCGCGCGCTTTCCCCCGCCCCTCGTGGCCTTCATCGGCACCCAGGTCCTCGCGGGTCTGGTGCACGCCTACCGCCGCCAGCACGAGGGCCGGCCCGTGCTCACCGCCCACCGGGATCTCTCGCCCTCCAATGTCCTCATCTCGCGCGAGGGCGAGGTGAAGGTGGCGGACTTCGGCATCGCGCGCGTCGAGGGCGTGTCCAATGGGACGGAGCCCGGCACCTTCAAGGGCAAGATGCCCTACTCCTCGCCCGAGACGCTCCAGGGGGAGCCCGCCACCGCCCTGAGCGATCAGTTCTCGCTCGGCATCGTCCTGTACGAACTGCTCGCCGGACGCCACCCCTTCGCCCGGGACTCGATGGAGCCCCTGGCGCTCGCGTTCGCCATCTCCCAGCAGGCGCCCGCGCCCCTGCCGGACGACGTGCCCGCGCCCCTGCGCGCCGCGGTGATGAGGGCCCTGGCCCACGCGGACCATGATCGCTTCTCCCGCCCCGAGGAGATGGCCGAGGCCCTGGCGCGCTACATCGCCCAGAGCGGCGAGCCCACCCATTCGCAGGCCCTGGCCGCGTTCATCTCCCGTCTGGCTCCGCCACCCACCCTGCTCGACCAGGACACCCCCACCGTGCAGCACGACGAGCGGACACGCACCTCCGACCGTCCCAGCCTGTCCGTCCCCTCCGTGGAGCCCAGCTTCGAGCTGCGGCCCGCGGAGGAATGGCTCGAGGTCTCCCCAACGGCTGTACGCACCGCCATTCCGCCGCCCCCCACCCCATCCGCCTTCAAGGGCGAGTACGAAACGACCTTCGACTGGAGCACCCAACCGGACGGAAGCGCGTTCCCGCCCCAGCCCGAGCTCGAACTGCAGCAGCGGAGCTCTCCGTCCCAGGACGACTCCCACTCGACTCGGGAGACAAGTGCCCTGCGCGGACGCCTCGGCCTCGCACTGGGCGCCGGGCTCCTCCTGCTGCTCGGGTCCGGCGCGGTCTGGCTGGCGGTGCCCGGCGTGAGGCCCCTGTTGTCGAGGATGAACCGCACCGTGGACCCAGGGCCCCAGCAGGTGTTCACCCTCTCCATCTCGAGCGAGCCCTCCGGAGCCACGGTGTTCGTGGACGGCACGGAGGTGGGCACCACGCCCCTGTTCGTCGACAACCTCTACCCCGCCCAGGACATCCCCGTGCGCCTGACGCTCAAGGGCTACAAGCCCTGGAAGGGCTCCTTCAAGGGCGGCGAAACCGCCACCCTCCAGGTCCGGCTCAAGCGCTGA
- a CDS encoding ClpXP protease specificity-enhancing factor SspB, protein MDKKGPEKKARLLAALDKGMVMIHLDARRPGVLVPASLRNESHLRLNLSYRFDPPDLTVGEWGVRCTLSFSGSRFTVAVPWSALFAVTSQVTKESWAYPDDMPAELLQQSMVTTKAPMPEAVAEQPVPLAERPRAILREVVSQEEPREPPAALASVESEGPKDDPPPPKRGHLRLVK, encoded by the coding sequence ATGGACAAGAAGGGTCCCGAGAAGAAGGCACGGCTCCTGGCCGCGCTCGACAAGGGCATGGTGATGATCCACCTGGACGCGCGCCGTCCGGGGGTCCTCGTCCCGGCCTCCCTGCGCAACGAGTCCCACCTGCGCCTCAACCTGTCCTACCGGTTCGATCCACCGGACCTGACGGTGGGGGAGTGGGGCGTGCGCTGCACGCTGAGCTTCTCGGGCAGCCGCTTCACGGTGGCGGTGCCCTGGTCGGCGCTCTTCGCCGTCACCAGTCAGGTGACGAAGGAGTCCTGGGCCTACCCGGACGACATGCCGGCCGAACTGCTGCAGCAGTCCATGGTGACGACCAAGGCGCCCATGCCGGAGGCGGTGGCCGAGCAGCCCGTGCCCCTGGCGGAGCGTCCGCGCGCCATCCTGCGCGAGGTGGTCTCGCAGGAGGAGCCGCGCGAGCCGCCCGCGGCGCTCGCCTCCGTCGAGTCCGAGGGGCCCAAGGACGACCCGCCTCCCCCCAAGCGCGGCCACCTGCGCCTGGTGAAGTGA
- the smpB gene encoding SsrA-binding protein SmpB: MAGAKGKGGTGEGGIRIITENRKARASYSVDEKVEAGLVLTGSEVKALRAGTANLSDAYALPKGNELYLLNAHIGVYNPSSFFTHEPLRGRKLLLHREQIDRWNTKVRERGYSIIPLLLYFKEGRAKVELGLCRGKTHEDRRQDIKERETKREMDRAMRRR, translated from the coding sequence ATGGCGGGTGCAAAGGGCAAGGGCGGGACGGGCGAGGGCGGCATCAGGATCATCACGGAGAATCGCAAGGCTCGCGCCAGCTACTCCGTGGACGAGAAGGTGGAGGCCGGCCTGGTGCTCACGGGCAGCGAGGTGAAGGCGCTCCGGGCCGGGACGGCCAACCTCTCGGACGCCTATGCCTTGCCCAAGGGCAACGAGCTGTATCTGCTCAACGCCCACATCGGCGTCTACAACCCCTCCAGCTTCTTCACCCACGAGCCCCTGCGGGGCCGCAAGCTGCTGTTGCACCGCGAGCAGATCGATCGGTGGAACACGAAGGTGCGTGAGCGAGGCTATTCCATCATCCCCCTCCTGCTGTATTTCAAGGAGGGCCGGGCGAAGGTGGAGTTGGGGCTGTGTCGCGGCAAGACGCACGAGGACAGACGGCAGGACATCAAGGAACGGGAGACGAAGCGGGAAATGGACCGGGCGATGCGCCGTCGCTAA
- the panC gene encoding pantoate--beta-alanine ligase, with protein MSALVLRTVAETTAWVDSLRRSGRRLALVPTMGYLHEGHQSLIREGRRRADVVAASIFVNPTQFGPNEDLSRYPRDFEGDLAKCTSAGAEAVFAPAPEEMYPPGFQTHVEVGKVSQGLCGARRPGHFQGVATVVTKLLGLFKPQVALFGEKDYQQLQVIRALVRDLNLGVEIVGMPTVREPDGLALSSRNAYLSTEERRRALALSRGMAAAQALYERGTRDTASLVDAARRELAAVDLREDYVEVVDATSLTSLSSVTPGQPARILVAAFAGKTRLIDNQPIGG; from the coding sequence ATGTCCGCGCTCGTCCTTCGCACCGTCGCCGAGACCACCGCCTGGGTGGACTCCTTGCGCCGCTCGGGGCGCCGTCTGGCCCTGGTGCCCACCATGGGCTACCTGCATGAGGGTCACCAGTCGCTCATCCGCGAGGGACGCCGCCGCGCGGACGTCGTCGCCGCCTCCATCTTCGTCAACCCCACCCAGTTCGGTCCCAATGAGGACCTGTCGCGCTACCCGCGGGACTTCGAGGGGGACCTGGCCAAGTGCACCAGCGCCGGGGCGGAGGCCGTCTTCGCCCCGGCTCCCGAGGAGATGTACCCCCCTGGCTTCCAGACCCACGTGGAGGTGGGGAAGGTGAGCCAGGGGTTGTGTGGCGCGCGCCGGCCCGGCCATTTCCAGGGCGTGGCCACCGTGGTGACGAAGTTGCTGGGCCTCTTCAAGCCCCAGGTGGCCCTGTTCGGCGAGAAGGACTACCAGCAGTTGCAGGTCATCCGCGCCCTCGTGCGCGACCTGAACCTGGGCGTGGAGATCGTCGGCATGCCCACCGTGCGCGAGCCGGATGGGCTCGCCCTGAGCTCGCGCAACGCCTACCTGTCCACGGAAGAGCGGCGGCGGGCGCTCGCCCTGTCTCGCGGGATGGCGGCCGCCCAGGCGCTCTACGAGCGAGGGACGCGGGACACGGCGTCGTTGGTGGACGCGGCGCGTCGCGAATTGGCGGCGGTGGACTTGAGGGAGGATTATGTGGAAGTGGTGGACGCCACGTCGCTGACCTCACTTTCCTCCGTGACTCCGGGGCAGCCCGCGCGGATCCTGGTGGCGGCCTTCGCCGGGAAGACACGGTTGATCGACAACCAGCCCATCGGAGGCTAG
- the panB gene encoding 3-methyl-2-oxobutanoate hydroxymethyltransferase: MKDKVTIHTMKRQKQGGQKICMVTAYDATFARILDEAGADMLLVGDSLGMVIQGHDSTLPVTMDQMVYHTAMVARGTKRALVVADLPFMSYQVSTQEAVRNAGRLVAEGNAGAVKLEGGAEFADVVSAIVRASIPVMGHLGLTPQSVHKMGGYVVQGRDEDAALKMIDDALALERAGCFALVLEGVPLDLGRQITQRLSIPTIGIGAGKHCDGQVLVCYDLLGMNPDFKPKFVKRFANLHGSISQAAETYFSEVRAGNFPDEEHSFKSKQPLRLMATQPAASDAARVEVSEKLGPIYGAPV; the protein is encoded by the coding sequence GTGAAGGACAAGGTCACCATCCACACGATGAAGCGTCAGAAGCAGGGCGGCCAGAAGATCTGCATGGTCACGGCCTACGATGCGACCTTCGCCCGGATTCTCGACGAGGCCGGCGCGGACATGCTGCTCGTGGGCGACTCGCTGGGCATGGTCATCCAGGGCCATGACTCCACGCTGCCCGTCACCATGGACCAGATGGTCTACCACACGGCCATGGTGGCCCGGGGCACGAAGCGGGCGCTCGTGGTGGCGGACCTGCCCTTCATGAGCTACCAGGTGTCGACGCAGGAGGCGGTGCGCAACGCGGGCCGTCTGGTGGCGGAAGGCAACGCGGGCGCCGTGAAGCTGGAGGGGGGCGCCGAGTTCGCCGACGTCGTCTCGGCCATCGTCCGCGCGAGCATTCCCGTCATGGGCCACCTGGGCCTCACGCCGCAGTCGGTGCACAAGATGGGCGGCTACGTGGTGCAGGGCCGCGACGAGGACGCCGCGCTCAAGATGATCGATGACGCGCTCGCGCTGGAGCGGGCCGGATGCTTCGCGCTGGTGCTCGAGGGCGTGCCCCTGGACCTGGGGCGGCAGATCACCCAGCGGCTGTCCATTCCCACCATCGGGATTGGCGCGGGCAAGCACTGCGATGGTCAGGTGCTCGTCTGCTACGACCTGCTGGGGATGAACCCGGACTTCAAGCCCAAGTTCGTCAAGCGCTTCGCCAACCTGCACGGCTCCATCAGCCAGGCGGCGGAGACGTACTTCTCCGAGGTGCGCGCGGGCAACTTCCCGGACGAGGAGCACTCCTTCAAGTCCAAGCAGCCCCTGCGCCTCATGGCCACGCAGCCGGCCGCCTCGGACGCGGCCCGCGTGGAGGTGAGTGAGAAGCTGGGTCCCATCTACGGAGCTCCGGTCTAG
- a CDS encoding deoxynucleoside kinase, whose product MDNRYIVVEGPIGVGKTSLSNILAGRFSARRVFEIVEENPFLANFYADRQKYAFQTQIFFLLSRFKQQQDLFQPDLFHSVTVSDYLFAKDRIFACLTLDSHELALYERVFEALAPRVTRPDLVIYLKARLDVLLYRIRKRGREFERQFDVGYLEELVHAYNEFFSHYTETPLLVVDTSDIDFVNNELDLKSLMESIDRASQGAASQRLVQGKRA is encoded by the coding sequence ATGGACAACCGCTACATCGTGGTCGAGGGGCCCATCGGCGTGGGCAAGACGAGCCTCTCCAACATCCTCGCCGGGCGCTTCAGCGCGCGGCGCGTCTTCGAGATCGTCGAGGAGAACCCCTTCCTCGCCAACTTCTACGCGGATCGGCAGAAGTACGCCTTCCAGACGCAGATCTTCTTCCTGCTCTCGCGCTTCAAGCAGCAGCAGGACCTGTTCCAGCCGGACCTGTTCCACTCGGTGACGGTCAGCGACTATCTGTTCGCCAAGGATCGCATCTTCGCGTGCCTGACGCTGGACTCGCACGAGCTGGCGCTCTACGAACGGGTCTTCGAGGCGCTCGCTCCGCGGGTGACCCGGCCGGATCTGGTCATCTACCTGAAGGCCCGGCTGGACGTGCTGCTCTACCGCATCCGCAAGCGGGGCCGGGAATTCGAGCGCCAGTTCGACGTGGGCTACCTGGAAGAACTCGTGCACGCCTACAACGAGTTCTTCTCCCATTACACGGAGACGCCCCTGCTCGTGGTGGACACGTCGGACATCGATTTCGTGAACAACGAGCTGGACCTGAAGAGCCTGATGGAGTCCATCGACCGGGCGAGCCAGGGGGCGGCGTCCCAGCGGCTCGTCCAGGGCAAGCGCGCCTAG
- the rsmA gene encoding 16S rRNA (adenine(1518)-N(6)/adenine(1519)-N(6))-dimethyltransferase RsmA → MDTPRDILQRHGLRAKHSWGQNFLGDPDILEAISDALELREGEPVVELGPGLGHLTRFLAATGARVTAVEKDRDMLAVLEKEAIAGVRVVSGNAATVDFAEVAEAPEVKVAGNLPYHLTSSILFQVLEQREHVSRAVFTLQKEVVDRLSAEPGGRDYGLLTAILGLYFSAENLFDIDARRFHPPPKVDSAVLRLIRHPQPLAPVVDGARFIRLVKAGFAQRRKTLINSLKSDKSLGGVERLQQALATAGIDPTRRAETLSSTEFAAIERALGPEEG, encoded by the coding sequence GTGGATACACCTCGTGACATCCTCCAGCGCCATGGCCTTCGGGCCAAGCACAGCTGGGGTCAGAATTTCCTCGGAGACCCGGACATCCTGGAGGCCATCTCCGACGCCCTGGAGTTGCGCGAGGGCGAGCCCGTGGTGGAGCTGGGCCCGGGTCTGGGCCACCTCACGCGCTTCCTCGCGGCCACGGGGGCGCGCGTCACCGCGGTGGAGAAGGACCGCGACATGCTCGCGGTGCTGGAGAAGGAGGCCATCGCCGGTGTGCGCGTGGTGAGTGGCAACGCGGCCACGGTGGACTTCGCCGAGGTGGCGGAGGCTCCCGAGGTGAAGGTCGCCGGCAATCTGCCCTACCACCTGACCAGCTCCATCCTCTTCCAGGTCCTGGAGCAGCGCGAGCACGTGTCGCGCGCCGTCTTCACCCTGCAGAAGGAAGTGGTGGACAGGCTCTCGGCGGAACCGGGCGGACGGGATTACGGACTGCTCACCGCCATCCTGGGCCTGTACTTCAGCGCGGAAAACCTCTTCGACATCGACGCCCGGCGCTTCCATCCGCCCCCCAAGGTGGACTCGGCGGTGCTGCGGCTCATCCGCCATCCCCAGCCCTTGGCGCCGGTGGTGGATGGCGCGCGGTTCATCCGCCTGGTGAAGGCGGGTTTCGCCCAGCGCCGCAAGACGCTCATCAACTCGCTCAAGTCGGACAAGTCCCTGGGCGGGGTGGAGCGGTTGCAGCAGGCCCTGGCGACGGCGGGCATCGATCCCACCCGGCGCGCGGAGACGTTGTCGTCCACGGAGTTCGCCGCCATCGAGCGGGCCCTCGGGCCGGAGGAGGGCTGA
- the tsaD gene encoding tRNA (adenosine(37)-N6)-threonylcarbamoyltransferase complex transferase subunit TsaD, which produces MLVLGLETSCDETAAALVEDGRRVLSDVVSTQVDIHRRWGGVVPELASRNHVVQVMPVLHEALTRAGKRLDDVDLIAVTSGPGLMGALLVGVQVAKSLSLATGKPFVGANHLEGHLLAIRLLEDAPEPPFLGLVVSGGHTSFYEVRDYGHYRLVGSTRDDAAGEAFDKTARILGLPYPGGLPIDQLAQKGDPEAIRFPRALPGADNFDVSFSGLKTAVLHHVKKHGLPEGQALADLCASFQEAVADALSKKFVGAARRLGLERLVVCGGVAANSRLRSLCLERARERGLKLFLPPVRLCTDNGAMIAVAGYEAWRRGLRGDFSLSADPAWRM; this is translated from the coding sequence TTGCTCGTCCTTGGACTCGAAACCTCTTGTGATGAAACCGCCGCCGCCCTCGTGGAGGACGGACGTCGGGTGTTGTCGGACGTCGTCTCCACCCAGGTGGACATCCACCGGCGTTGGGGTGGGGTGGTGCCGGAGCTGGCCAGCCGCAACCACGTGGTGCAGGTGATGCCCGTGCTGCACGAGGCCCTGACCCGCGCGGGCAAACGGCTCGACGACGTGGACCTCATCGCCGTCACCTCCGGTCCGGGCCTCATGGGCGCCCTCCTGGTGGGGGTGCAGGTGGCCAAGTCCCTGAGCCTCGCCACGGGCAAGCCCTTCGTGGGCGCCAACCACCTCGAGGGGCACCTGCTCGCCATCCGCCTGCTCGAGGACGCGCCGGAGCCGCCCTTCCTCGGGCTCGTGGTCTCCGGTGGCCACACGAGCTTCTACGAGGTGCGCGACTACGGCCACTACCGGCTCGTGGGGAGCACCCGGGACGACGCCGCGGGCGAGGCCTTCGACAAGACGGCGCGCATCCTCGGCCTGCCGTACCCGGGCGGCCTGCCCATCGATCAACTCGCCCAGAAGGGAGACCCGGAGGCCATCCGGTTTCCCCGGGCGTTGCCAGGGGCGGACAACTTCGACGTGTCCTTCTCCGGCCTCAAGACGGCGGTGTTGCACCACGTGAAGAAGCATGGCCTTCCCGAGGGGCAGGCGCTGGCGGACCTGTGCGCGTCCTTCCAGGAGGCGGTGGCGGACGCGTTGTCGAAGAAGTTCGTCGGCGCGGCGCGCCGGCTGGGCCTCGAGCGTCTGGTGGTATGCGGTGGCGTGGCGGCCAACTCGCGCTTGCGCTCGCTGTGCCTGGAGCGTGCCCGGGAGCGGGGCTTGAAGCTCTTCCTTCCGCCGGTGCGCTTGTGTACGGACAATGGCGCGATGATCGCCGTGGCGGGTTACGAGGCCTGGCGTCGCGGGCTCAGGGGCGATTTCAGCCTGTCCGCGGACCCGGCCTGGCGCATGTAA